Proteins found in one Paenibacillus dendritiformis genomic segment:
- a CDS encoding YneF family protein, which produces MIWVVGIIALIVGVIIGFAGGVFYLRKQMEKMQSDPQMLQKMAKQMGYNLNAKQMQQAQKMMQQKKRK; this is translated from the coding sequence ATGATTTGGGTTGTAGGGATTATCGCACTCATCGTGGGTGTCATTATCGGCTTTGCCGGCGGGGTGTTCTACCTGCGCAAGCAGATGGAGAAGATGCAATCGGATCCGCAAATGCTGCAAAAAATGGCAAAGCAAATGGGCTATAATTTGAATGCGAAGCAGATGCAGCAAGCGCAGAAAATGATGCAGCAAAAAAAGAGAAAATGA
- the folE gene encoding GTP cyclohydrolase I FolE, with protein MAGLKDYVNSKVGENREQIEHHVKEILRLIGEDVDREGLKETPARVTRMYEEIFGGYEVDPRDVLGVTFDEAHEELVIVKDITYYSLCEHHMAPFFGKVHIGYIPSGQVAGLSKLARLVEAVTRRLQVQERVTSEIADIMEEVLKPHGVMVVVEGEHLCMCSRGVKKPGSKTVTMSTRGSFKDDAAQRAEFLSLIKQ; from the coding sequence ATGGCTGGCTTGAAAGACTATGTCAATTCAAAAGTCGGTGAAAATCGCGAGCAGATCGAACATCACGTAAAAGAAATTTTAAGGCTGATCGGCGAGGACGTCGATCGGGAAGGACTGAAGGAGACGCCGGCGCGTGTCACCCGCATGTACGAAGAGATTTTCGGCGGGTATGAGGTCGACCCGCGCGACGTGCTCGGGGTTACCTTCGACGAAGCCCATGAGGAGCTCGTTATCGTCAAGGATATTACGTATTACAGCTTGTGCGAGCATCATATGGCGCCGTTCTTCGGCAAGGTGCATATCGGCTATATTCCAAGCGGACAGGTGGCCGGCCTGAGCAAGCTGGCGCGGCTGGTCGAAGCGGTCACGCGCCGTCTGCAGGTGCAGGAGCGGGTCACGTCGGAAATTGCGGATATTATGGAAGAAGTGTTGAAGCCGCACGGCGTGATGGTTGTCGTCGAGGGCGAGCATTTGTGCATGTGTTCCCGCGGCGTCAAGAAGCCTGGCAGCAAGACGGTTACGATGTCGACGCGGGGCAGCTTCAAGGACGATGCGGCGCAGCGCGCGGAATTTTTGTCACTGATTAAGCAGTAA
- a CDS encoding DUF7309 domain-containing protein: MTKTDVELTERSEEAVELTEEQAEWHRLYEAAAAFKKQGSWKWVSDSEIFGVCNPEDGEVGYCTIMGSNEELFGLAMFRGGEGLESLQDMMLERDERYGWLNRQKCIMVTFEDRTELDKQDLAQIKELGFRFRGRNAWPLFRAYDPGLVPWTLDRKQVRFLANALEQAVELAARCKKDKQLLVPPVSGQLLVRAQENGEWSEGWRDPEFVLKRPAKYEYIDDAKLTDLVRRIPEKRGQWETDYFFAPVAVQGEAERPYYPRLCLWVDRLARSAVGFHVAYEGNYEQEFIDHMIQLIEEKGARPQKLIIRSNEGLDLFEKTAQRLKIKIEREPRLVYLEEAQADLFDYFAKNES; this comes from the coding sequence ATGACAAAGACGGATGTAGAACTGACGGAACGCAGCGAAGAAGCGGTGGAATTAACTGAAGAGCAGGCGGAATGGCATCGCCTCTATGAAGCGGCGGCAGCCTTCAAGAAGCAAGGAAGCTGGAAGTGGGTGTCCGACTCCGAGATCTTCGGCGTATGCAACCCGGAGGATGGAGAGGTCGGATATTGCACCATTATGGGATCGAACGAAGAGTTGTTCGGCCTGGCCATGTTCCGCGGCGGCGAAGGGCTGGAGAGCCTGCAGGACATGATGCTGGAGCGGGACGAGCGTTATGGTTGGCTGAATCGGCAAAAATGTATCATGGTGACGTTCGAGGATCGGACCGAGCTGGACAAGCAGGATCTGGCGCAAATCAAAGAGCTTGGCTTCCGCTTCCGCGGACGCAACGCCTGGCCGCTGTTCCGGGCTTATGACCCGGGGCTTGTACCATGGACGCTTGACCGGAAGCAGGTCCGCTTCCTGGCGAACGCCTTGGAGCAAGCGGTGGAGCTGGCTGCTCGATGCAAGAAGGACAAGCAGCTGCTCGTGCCGCCAGTCTCCGGGCAGCTGTTGGTCCGCGCGCAGGAGAACGGGGAATGGAGCGAAGGGTGGCGCGATCCCGAGTTCGTCCTGAAGCGCCCGGCGAAGTATGAATACATCGACGACGCGAAGCTGACGGACCTCGTGCGCCGGATTCCGGAGAAGCGGGGGCAGTGGGAGACCGATTATTTCTTCGCACCTGTCGCGGTGCAGGGCGAGGCCGAGCGGCCGTATTACCCGCGGCTCTGCCTGTGGGTGGATCGGCTGGCCCGCAGCGCGGTCGGCTTCCATGTCGCTTATGAAGGAAATTACGAGCAGGAATTCATTGATCATATGATTCAGTTAATCGAGGAGAAAGGGGCTCGCCCGCAAAAGCTCATTATCCGGTCGAACGAAGGCCTGGATTTGTTCGAGAAGACGGCGCAGCGGCTGAAGATTAAAATTGAACGCGAGCCGCGCCTTGTCTATCTGGAGGAAGCGCAGGCGGATCTGTTCGATTATTTTGCCAAAAACGAATCTTGA
- the ade gene encoding adenine deaminase, producing the protein MNWSKQHWSKRIAAAARTAPADLVITNGKIVDVFNLDIIEGNVAIVDGIIAGIGGSYEGARVIDAEGRYIAPSFIDTHVHIESAMVTPAEFARVVLPHGVTSVIADPHEIANVSGTDGIQYMLDASENLPLDVYIMLPSCVPCTPFEHAGAKLDAASLDAFYAHPRVLGLAEVMDYPSVRRGDDGMLDKLMSSHRHGGMIDGHGAGLNEEAINVYRAVGIRNDHECVTAEEAKARLRRGMYVMIREGSVAKDVEALIPAVTASNARRCVFCTDDKHLDELLREGSVDHNARLAIRCGLDPLQAIQMASLNAAECFGLQTKGAIAPGYEADFLLLDDLERLTIAQVYKAGKLVGENGQYTGPQPQAAAIPAGLLKSVHLPEITEQDLQIRLQGERRCHIIGINPNSLITSHLVEEVDVEDDCFRPSVAKDQLKIAVFERHHHTGCIGLGIVKGFGIQCGAIASTVAHDSHNLVVAGSNDRDMLTAIQALRDMEGGLVVASDGVVLAAIELRVAGLMSTGDYAEVLRHMEQLHQALSRIGASDEFNPFVTLSFLCLPVIPELKLTDMGLFDFAAFKHIPVTEESRTADYVSR; encoded by the coding sequence ATGAATTGGAGCAAGCAACATTGGAGCAAGCGGATTGCCGCAGCCGCCAGAACGGCACCAGCTGACCTTGTCATAACGAACGGAAAGATCGTCGATGTCTTCAATCTGGACATTATCGAAGGGAATGTCGCGATTGTGGACGGCATCATTGCAGGCATCGGCGGCAGCTATGAAGGCGCACGCGTCATCGATGCGGAGGGCCGCTATATCGCCCCGTCCTTCATCGACACGCATGTTCATATTGAATCCGCCATGGTCACGCCTGCTGAATTCGCTCGCGTCGTGCTCCCTCACGGCGTCACATCCGTCATTGCCGATCCGCACGAGATCGCGAATGTGTCCGGGACGGACGGCATTCAATATATGCTGGACGCTTCCGAGAATCTGCCGCTGGACGTATACATCATGCTGCCATCCTGCGTTCCGTGCACGCCGTTCGAGCATGCTGGAGCGAAGCTCGATGCGGCCAGCCTGGACGCATTCTACGCGCACCCACGGGTATTGGGATTGGCCGAGGTGATGGATTATCCATCCGTGCGCCGCGGCGATGACGGCATGCTGGACAAATTGATGTCCTCGCATCGGCATGGCGGAATGATTGATGGTCATGGCGCAGGATTGAATGAAGAGGCGATTAATGTATACCGGGCGGTCGGCATTCGCAACGACCATGAATGCGTGACGGCTGAGGAAGCCAAGGCGCGGCTCCGGCGGGGCATGTATGTCATGATTCGCGAAGGCTCGGTCGCCAAGGATGTCGAAGCGCTCATCCCGGCCGTGACCGCCAGCAACGCGCGCCGCTGCGTGTTCTGCACCGATGACAAGCATTTGGACGAGCTGTTGCGGGAGGGCAGCGTCGACCATAATGCGCGTCTGGCCATACGCTGCGGGCTTGATCCGCTGCAAGCGATCCAGATGGCTTCCCTGAATGCGGCCGAATGCTTCGGATTGCAGACCAAAGGCGCAATCGCCCCCGGGTATGAGGCCGACTTCTTGCTGCTCGACGATCTGGAGCGCTTGACGATTGCCCAGGTGTACAAAGCCGGCAAGCTGGTGGGCGAGAACGGCCAATATACCGGGCCGCAGCCGCAAGCGGCCGCAATCCCGGCTGGACTATTGAAGTCGGTTCATCTGCCAGAGATAACGGAGCAGGATCTGCAAATCCGGCTGCAGGGAGAGCGCCGCTGCCATATTATCGGCATCAATCCGAACAGCCTCATTACGTCGCATCTCGTGGAGGAGGTAGATGTGGAGGATGACTGCTTCCGCCCTTCCGTGGCCAAGGATCAATTGAAGATCGCCGTGTTCGAGCGGCATCACCATACCGGTTGCATCGGACTGGGGATCGTCAAAGGGTTCGGCATTCAATGCGGAGCGATCGCCTCTACCGTGGCGCATGACTCCCACAACCTCGTCGTGGCCGGCAGCAATGATCGGGATATGCTGACCGCCATACAGGCGCTGCGCGATATGGAGGGCGGATTGGTCGTCGCAAGCGACGGCGTCGTGCTCGCCGCCATCGAGCTTCGAGTAGCAGGCTTAATGTCGACCGGCGATTATGCCGAGGTGCTCCGTCATATGGAACAGCTCCATCAGGCTCTATCGCGGATTGGCGCTTCCGACGAGTTCAATCCTTTTGTTACGCTGTCCTTCTTATGCTTGCCCGTCATACCCGAGCTGAAGCTGACGGATATGGGCTTATTCGACTTCGCTGCCTTCAAGCATATTCCGGTAACGGAAGAGAGCCGCACCGCCGATTACGTGTCGCGTTGA
- the helD gene encoding RNA polymerase recycling motor HelD — protein MDPNHREWQLEEARAVEVMEKIEQRIIPLQEEMGTVKREVVDLRREFWDDVKVNLDDVNEAIETHASLKQQAEVMAERERRHLHAAQQLDVWKRMAQSPYFARIDFREEGEAEAERVYIGIGSFRDKDDNFLVYDWRAPVSSLYYDYSPGPAHYETPVGRLSGEMGLKRQFIITEGRFRGMFDTGLTIGDELLRQILSRPSSAHLKSIVATIQREQNRIIRNEQKRLMVVTGPAGSGKTSTALQRIAYLLYRYRDTLQADEIVLFSPNPMFNRYVSTVLPELGERNMRQTTYQEYVEYRLADSFRLEHPAEQMEYALSAGEQPEYAARMEGIRYKAGAAFFRVLGRYVERLGQEGMRFRDLRFQDRTLISGEAMLRQFYELDASLSIPNRLSQIAEWLRGELVAAARRERKADWVEEEIELLDNEDYVRAFQELQRRHRYTEETFDDFDREREWLARQIVNERFKPLRADIKRFRFVDMPAIYTQLFASPDIAASLAGEEGLPERWADICALTAERMNRGEMAVEDATPYLYLNECLEGFHTNTSIRHVFVDEGQDYGVFQLHFLKRLFPRARFTVLGDEDQAIYPHAEGAAAVPLPALAEVFPAEETESFQLTRSYRSTRPIMELARRIIPGGERIDTFEREGPAPTLTGMQDREELNARVAARMRELLAAGHRNVALLCTTAQESREAYEALRELMPLRLVHQETVTFEAGALVIPSYLAKGVEFDAVVLYNASDEGYGRESERKLLYVACTRAMHELHIYYMGRPSPWLEGALAGADEGQAQA, from the coding sequence ATGGACCCGAATCATCGGGAGTGGCAGTTGGAGGAAGCGCGGGCTGTCGAGGTAATGGAGAAGATTGAGCAGCGCATCATTCCGCTGCAGGAAGAGATGGGCACGGTCAAGCGCGAAGTCGTGGATCTCCGCCGCGAGTTCTGGGACGACGTCAAGGTCAATCTGGATGACGTGAATGAAGCCATCGAGACGCATGCCAGCTTGAAGCAGCAGGCGGAAGTAATGGCCGAGCGCGAGCGCAGGCATCTGCATGCGGCTCAGCAGCTTGATGTGTGGAAGCGGATGGCGCAATCCCCTTATTTCGCGCGGATTGATTTCCGGGAGGAGGGGGAAGCGGAGGCAGAGCGAGTGTATATCGGGATCGGCTCGTTCCGGGACAAGGACGACAACTTCCTCGTCTATGATTGGCGGGCGCCCGTGTCCAGCCTGTATTACGACTATTCGCCGGGCCCGGCCCACTATGAGACGCCGGTCGGCCGCCTGTCGGGGGAGATGGGGCTCAAGCGCCAATTCATCATCACGGAGGGCCGGTTCCGGGGCATGTTCGATACGGGGCTTACGATTGGCGACGAGCTGCTGCGGCAGATTCTCAGCCGGCCGTCCAGCGCCCATCTGAAAAGCATCGTCGCGACGATCCAGCGGGAGCAGAACCGCATCATCCGCAATGAGCAGAAGCGGCTCATGGTCGTCACCGGCCCGGCGGGCAGCGGCAAGACGTCGACCGCCCTGCAGCGGATTGCGTATTTGCTGTACCGGTACCGGGATACGCTGCAGGCCGATGAGATCGTGCTGTTCTCGCCGAATCCGATGTTCAACCGCTATGTTTCGACCGTTCTGCCGGAATTGGGGGAACGGAACATGCGTCAGACGACGTATCAGGAATATGTGGAATACCGGTTGGCCGATTCCTTCCGGCTGGAGCACCCCGCCGAGCAGATGGAATATGCGCTGAGCGCCGGGGAACAACCGGAATACGCGGCGCGAATGGAAGGGATACGCTATAAAGCGGGAGCGGCTTTCTTCCGGGTGCTCGGGCGCTATGTGGAGCGGCTCGGACAGGAAGGCATGCGGTTCCGCGATCTCCGCTTCCAGGATCGGACGCTCATATCGGGGGAAGCGATGCTGCGCCAATTTTATGAGCTGGACGCGTCCCTGTCGATCCCGAACCGGCTGAGCCAGATAGCGGAATGGCTGCGGGGCGAGCTGGTCGCCGCCGCCCGCCGGGAACGGAAGGCGGACTGGGTGGAGGAAGAGATCGAGCTGCTCGACAATGAGGATTATGTAAGGGCGTTCCAGGAGCTGCAGCGCCGCCACAGATATACGGAGGAGACGTTCGATGACTTCGATCGCGAACGTGAATGGCTGGCCCGCCAGATCGTGAATGAGCGCTTCAAGCCGCTTCGCGCGGACATCAAGCGATTCCGCTTCGTCGATATGCCGGCCATCTACACGCAATTATTCGCCAGTCCGGACATCGCGGCCAGCCTGGCTGGAGAAGAAGGGCTGCCTGAGCGCTGGGCCGACATCTGTGCTCTGACGGCCGAACGGATGAACCGGGGCGAGATGGCCGTAGAGGATGCGACGCCATACTTGTATTTGAATGAATGTCTGGAAGGCTTCCATACGAATACGTCGATCCGGCATGTTTTCGTGGACGAAGGCCAGGACTACGGGGTCTTCCAGCTCCATTTCCTCAAGCGCCTGTTCCCTCGTGCCCGGTTCACGGTGCTGGGGGATGAGGATCAGGCGATTTACCCGCATGCCGAAGGAGCGGCGGCGGTACCGCTGCCGGCGTTGGCGGAAGTGTTCCCGGCCGAGGAGACGGAGTCGTTCCAACTGACCCGCAGCTATCGTTCGACCCGGCCGATTATGGAGCTGGCCCGCCGCATCATTCCAGGCGGCGAGCGGATCGATACGTTCGAGCGCGAAGGTCCGGCGCCGACGCTGACAGGAATGCAGGACAGGGAGGAATTGAACGCCCGGGTCGCCGCGCGGATGCGTGAGCTGCTTGCCGCCGGGCACCGCAATGTCGCTCTGCTCTGCACGACGGCTCAGGAGAGCCGCGAGGCGTACGAGGCGCTTCGGGAACTCATGCCGCTGCGGCTCGTTCATCAGGAGACGGTGACCTTCGAAGCGGGCGCGCTGGTCATTCCGTCGTACCTGGCCAAGGGCGTCGAGTTCGATGCCGTCGTGCTGTACAATGCATCTGACGAAGGCTACGGCCGGGAGAGCGAGCGCAAGCTGCTATATGTGGCGTGCACGCGGGCGATGCATGAGCTCCATATCTACTATATGGGGCGGCCGAGTCCTTGGCTGGAAGGCGCGCTTGCGGGAGCGGACGAAGGGCAGGCACAGGCCTGA